In Leishmania donovani BPK282A1 complete genome, chromosome 28, one DNA window encodes the following:
- a CDS encoding hydrolase, alpha/beta fold family, putative — protein sequence MSATLPLSSEVAETSEPPTRKSNTSLALSSQARDILGDFEDKFIEVGTCASTGKRVTICYNTFGDPSNPCLLLVQGLGSSLLGYSLRFVQLFVDQGYYVIRYDNRDTGLSTQFDDFDPPALIRLTLPQWMSIRERQPYVLKDIMEDGIGLLTALNIRQAHVFGMSMGGMIVQLMAIHYPERVLSLNILFSHAGGADVVNPSLLHYARFLVKPRSNSAEDRAAHMAWFINYLSQGAYKNNLENVKKYILSTYERNGVGDDRGMQRQAAAVMRAPSRAKGLRKVSCPTLILHGTKDPLIPVANGYRLADLVPNAKLVIFPRLGHDLPVELMKPIADEVVLNMSLVKPS from the coding sequence ATGAGCGCCACGCTTCCTTTGTCCTCGGAAGTTGCCGAGACGAGTGAGCCGCCAACCAGGAAGAGCAACACCTCCCTGGCCCTCTCATCCCAAGCGCGAGATATACTTGGCGACTTCGAGGACAAATTCATTGAGGTAGgcacctgcgccagcaccggcaaGCGTGTCACCATTTGCTACAACACCTTCGGTGACCCCTCGAACCCGtgcctgctgctcgtgcaggGTCTCGGCAGCTCCCTCCTGGGCTACTCCCTGCGCTTCGTGCAGCTCTTTGTTGATCAGGGCTACTATGTCATTCGCTACGACAACCGCGACACAGGTCTTTCCACACAATTCGACGATTTCGACCCACCGGCACTCATCCGGCTCACTCTGCCGCAGTGGATGTCCATCCGTGAACGTCAGCCGTACGTCCTAAAGGACATTATGGAAGACGGAATCGGGCTGCTGACAGCGCTCAACATCCGCCAGGCCCACGTTTTCGGGATGAGCATGGGCGGCATGATTGTGCAGCTCATGGCGATCCACTACCCGGAGCGTGTGCTGAGCCTGAACATTCTCTTCTcccacgccggcggcgcggacgTTGTGAACCCGAGCTTGCTGCACTATGCCCGCTTTCTCGTGAAGccgcgcagcaacagcgccgAGGATCGTGCCGCGCACATGGCATGGTTTATTAATTACCTGAGCCAGGGCGCGTACAAGAACAACCTGGAGAACGTGAAAAAGTACATCTTAAGCACGTACGAGCGCAACGGCGTGGGAGACGACCGCGGaatgcagcggcaggcggctGCAGTAATGCGTGCACCGAGTCGCGCCAAGGGCCTGCGCAAGGTGTCCTGCCCAACGTTGATCCTTCACGGTACCAAGGACCCGCTGATACCGGTGGCAAACGGCTACCGGCTTGCCGACCTGGTGCCGAACGCGAAGCTGGTGATCTTTCCTCGGCTTGGCCACGACTTGCCGGTGGAGCTGATGAAGCCCATCGCAGATGAAGTCGTGTTGAACATGAGCCTCGTGAAGCCGTCCTGA
- a CDS encoding DEAD box RNA helicase, putative, translating to METEQVDNIQANVLAIPTFEAMGLKEDLLKGMYSFGYKKPTAIQKRFIMPFLKGRDVIAQASSGTGKTSAFCVCLLQACDPHTRETQALILSPTRELAVQTQDLCNNIGHHMGLTAYACIGGKSTEEDIRRLESGVHIVSGTPGRVFDMIRRKSLRVNGLKTLVLDEADEMLGKGFKAQIHDIYRMVPPLQIILVSATLPADVLEMTEKFMTEPASILVKRDEITVDSVKQYFVSVDEEKNKFDVLMELYDSLTIAHAVVFCNTRKKVEQLAKKMTREKFAVTAMHGDMPQAERDEIMRQFRNGHSRVLITTDLWARGIDVERVSLVLSYDLPLAREQYIHRIGRTGRMGRTGLAITFVRHDELRLLRDIEQFYATQIEELPANIGEQM from the coding sequence ATGGAGACGGAGCAAGTAGATAATATTCAGGCCAACGTGCTGGCCATCCCGACCTTTGAGGCGATGGGGTTGAAGGAGGACCTCCTCAAGGGCATGTACAGCTTCGGTTACAAGAAGCCCACCGCCATTCAGAAGCGCTTCATTATGCCTTTCCTAAAGGGACGCGACGTGATTGCGCAGGCGTCTTCTGGTACGGGCAAGACGTCCGCCTTCTGCGTCTGTCTCCTGCAAGCGTGCGACCCGCACACGCGTGAGACGCAGGCCCTCATCCTCTCGCCGACTCGCGAGCTGGCGGTGCAGACGCAGGATTTGTGCAACAACATTGGCCACCACATGGGGCTGACGGCGTACGCGTGCATCGGTGGCAAGagcacggaggaggacatCCGCCGTCTCGAGAGCGGTGTGCACATCGTCTCCGGCACGCCCGGCCGCGTCTTTGATATGATCCGCCGCAAGAGCCTTCGCGTAAATGGGCTGAAAACCCTCGTGCTGGACGAGGCTGATGAGATGCTGGGCAAGGGCTTCAAGGCTCAGATTCACGACATCTACCGCATGgtcccgccgctgcagatCATCCTCgtgtcggcgacgctgccggccGACGTGCTGGAGATGACGGAGAAGTTCATGACGGAGCCCGCGAGCATTCTCGTGAAGCGGGATGAGATCACCGTGGATAGTGTTAAGCAGTACTTTGTCTCCGTTGACGAGGAGAAAAACAAATTCGATGTCTTGATGGAGTTGTACGACAGTCTCACGATCGCCCACGCCGTGGTCTTCTGTAACACCCGCAAAAaggtggagcagctcgcCAAGAAGATGACGCGCGAGAAGTTCGCTGTAACCGCCATGCACGGCGACATGCCCCAGGCGGAGCGCGACGAGATTATGCGGCAGTTCCGCAATGGGCACAGCCGCGTGCTCATCACAACGGACCTGTGGGCGCGTGGCATTGATGTGGAGCGCGTCTCGCTCGTCCTCAGCTACGATTTGCCGCTCGCGCGTGAGCAGTACATTCACCGCATCGGCCGCACTGGTCGCATGGGCCGCACTGGGCTGGCCATCACCTTCGTGCGCCACGACGAGCTGCGCTTGCTGCGCGACATCGAGCAGTTCTACGCGACGCAAATTGAGGAACTCCCCGCGAATATCGGCGAGCAAATGTAG